One Ferribacterium limneticum genomic window, AGGTCTGCAGCTAAGGCCATGACCGGATTGAAATTCCTGGATGCACGTTGATAAACAAGATTGCCCAAACGGTCGCCTTTCTTTGCTTTCAAGATGGCTACATCAGCCCTTAGGGGCAATTCGAGCAGAAACTCCTTGCCGCTCAAGACGAGTTTTGATTTGCCTTCCTCAACAATAGTCCCAACGCCTGTTGGCGTTAATACCCCGCCTAGGCCAGCTCCACCACAACGAATTCTTTCGGCCAAGGTGCCTTGAGGTACCAATTCCACCTCAATCTCTCCAGAAATCATCTTTTTCCCAGTCACCGGGTTGGTCCCAATATGCGAAACGATGACCCTCGTTGCCAGCCCTTGCGCAATTAACGGGCCGACTCCGGTATCAGGAAACGCGGTATCGTTCCCAATGAGCGTAAGATCCTTGACACCCTTTTTCAGGATTTCAGAAACAATCCCCTCGGGAGTACCAACGCCCATAAACCCACCAAACATGACGGACATCCCATCATGAAATAGAGGGGCAACCTCTGACCACTCGATTAACTTACCAACTGCCATGCTGTTTTCCTTCTATTTGGTCTTTTATTGGCACTTCGGGAGCTTCGAAACGGCCAGAGCTTGATGAAATAGGCTGACTGCTCTTTACGCCAGAGATTTGACTGTCAGCCAATAGCATCGGTAAGTTGCGGGACGACCTCGAACAAGTCCCCCACCAGCCCGTAATCGGCCACTTGGAAGATTGGCGCATCGGTGTCCTTGTTGATTGCGACAATCACCTTGGAATCCTTCATGCCGGCCAGGTGCTGGATGGCGCCGGAAATACCCACAGCGATGTAAAGCTGCGGCGCGACAATCTTTCCTGTCTGTCCGACCTGGAAGTCGTTCGGCACATAACCCGCGTCAACCGCAGCGCGCGATGCGCCTAAGGCGGCTTTTAGCTTGTCGGCCAGAGGCTCGAGAAGCTTGTGATAATTCTCGCCACTACCGACCCCACGCCCACCCGATACGATGATCTTGGCGGCACCGAGTTCAGGACGTTCGGACTTGGTTAGCTCTCGACTGACCAGACAAGTCCTGCCCTCGTCAGAGGCAGGACCAAGAGCCTCAACAGGTGCGCTGCCACCTACAACCGCAGCATCAAATGCGGTGGTGCGGATGGTGATAACCTTGGTCAGATCACTACTTTTCACCGTTGCCAAGACATTGCCGGCATAGATGGGACGGACGAAGGTGTCGCTCCCTTCGATGGCAACAACATCGGAGATTTGTGCGACGTCCAGCAATGCTGCGACCCGTGGCATGATGTTCTTGCCGAAAGATGTGGCTGGTGCCAAAAGATGGGTGTAGCCAGTGGCAGTAGCAACAACAAGCGCGGCAACGTTCTCGGCGGTCTGCTCGGCGTAATGTGCGGCATCGGCGACGAGCACCTTGACGACCCCCTGCAGCCTGCTGGCCTGCTGTGCGGCAGGATCACAATTAACACCGGCAATCAAAACATGGACATTGCTCCCCAACCGGGTGGCGGCAGAGATGGTATTGAGGGTGGCAGCCTTGATATTTTGATTGTCGTGCTCTGCAATGACGAGAATGGACATGTCAGATTACCTTTGCTTCGTTTTTCAACTTATTGACCAGTTCGGCGACATCGGCGACCTTGATTCCTGCACTGCGCTTTGACGGCTCGGCGAGCTTTAGCGTGGTCAGCCGCGACACAATATCGACCCCCTGATCGCTGGCTTTGACAATGTCAAGTGGCTTCTTCTTTGCCTTCATGATGTTGGGCAGTGTCGCGTAGCGCGGTTCATTAAGGCGCAGGTCCGTAGTGACTACGGCCGGCAATGTGATCTCCAGGGTCTCCAAGCCGCCGTCAATTTCTCGCGTGACCTTGGCCTTTCCGTCCGCAATGACGACCTTTGAAGCGAAGGTCGCCTGTGGCCAGCCGGAAAGCGCAGCTAACATCTGTCCGACCTGGTTTGCATCATCATCGATTGCCTGCTTTCCGCAGATAACCAGCTGAGGTTGCTCCTTGTCACACAGCACCTTCAATAGCTTTGCCACAGCGAGGGGCTGCAACTCGGTATCGCTTTCGACCAGGATGCCCCGGTCAGCTCCCATCGCCAGCGCAGTGCGAATGGTCTCCTGACAGGCTGTAGCACCACAGGAAACGGCAATCACTTCCGTCGCGATGCCAGCCTCTTTCAGTCGAACGGCCTCTTCTATCGCTATTTCATCGAAGGGATTCATCGACATCTTGACGTTCGCGAGATCAACGCCAGACCCATCGGTCTTGACACGTACCTTGACGTTGTAATCGACCACCCGCTTCACGGGGACAAGAATCTTCATTACATTTCTCCTGTGCTTCTGTTGAATCTCATGCTGTTGTTGATCACATGTTTGGGGCAACGCGCCAAGTTCGCCAAAACATGGCTCCATCGATGGCTTGGAACCAAGCGCGCGGGTGTTCTTCTTTGGATCCGTGATATCGCACTGATACGCATTGGACTGCTTGAGCAGGCGGGTGTTGCCCGACGAGACGTTCGCTGAACTGCCGGGCAACAAACAGCATTCATTGGGATTGCTATTCCACCGTGACGTGGAGACTAGTGAATTCGCACAACCCCTCGTCTCCATTCTCCACCCCAACGCCGGACTGCTTTCGTCCGCCAAACGGAACTGACGGCATTAACACCTGCGCGGCGTTTATCCACACGGTGCCGCAATCGAGGCGAGTTGCAATGGACCTGGCAACCTCAACGTTTTTGCTCCAGACTGACCCGGAAAGCCCGAACTCACTGTCGTTGGCACGCCTTATGACGTCGTCGATATCACTGAACCGAAGCAGCGGAACAACGGGCCCAAACGGCTCTTCAAGCACGATGCGAGAATCGTCTGGCGGGTTGTCGATGATGGTTGGCGCTATAAAGTAGCCGGGTCCCTTCATATCGCCCGGTTCCGACAGAAATTTATAGCCAGCCCTTCTGGAGTCCTCGATCAATTCCTGAACACGCTGATATTGAACGCGGTTCTGTACAGGACCGATCCGTGCTCCAGGCGCTTCGCCGTTTGACGGCTGGAACGTCCGCGCCAAATTCGCCATTGCAGCAGCGAACTGGTCATAAATCGCATCATGCACATAGATTCGCTTAGCAGCGACACAAACCTGTCCACAATTTCGGAATGCCGCCCAAAACATTTTCTCGGCTGTTTCTTCAACATCAACATCCGGAAGCACGATTGCTGGATCATTACCACCTAACTCCAATGTCACACGCTTCAAATTAACGGATGCACTACGCATCACCGCTCGCCCGGTTGCGGTTGAGCCAGTAAACGCAATCTTGTCCAAGCCGAGATGCTCCGACATCCTCGGACCAAGATGGTCACCACCCGATACGACGTTGAGCACCCCCGGGGGAAGTACATCGAGTAGCAATTCACCAATTTTCAACGTCGTCAGCGGTGTAAATGGGGATGGTTTGAGAACAACAGTATTGCCGGCCAATAGAGCTGGGGCCAATTTC contains:
- the atoD gene encoding acetate CoA-transferase subunit alpha, whose product is MAVGKLIEWSEVAPLFHDGMSVMFGGFMGVGTPEGIVSEILKKGVKDLTLIGNDTAFPDTGVGPLIAQGLATRVIVSHIGTNPVTGKKMISGEIEVELVPQGTLAERIRCGGAGLGGVLTPTGVGTIVEEGKSKLVLSGKEFLLELPLRADVAILKAKKGDRLGNLVYQRASRNFNPVMALAADLVIAEVDELVEVGEIDPDLVMTPGALVDRIIVKKGS
- a CDS encoding electron transfer flavoprotein subunit alpha/FixB family protein, with the protein product MSILVIAEHDNQNIKAATLNTISAATRLGSNVHVLIAGVNCDPAAQQASRLQGVVKVLVADAAHYAEQTAENVAALVVATATGYTHLLAPATSFGKNIMPRVAALLDVAQISDVVAIEGSDTFVRPIYAGNVLATVKSSDLTKVITIRTTAFDAAVVGGSAPVEALGPASDEGRTCLVSRELTKSERPELGAAKIIVSGGRGVGSGENYHKLLEPLADKLKAALGASRAAVDAGYVPNDFQVGQTGKIVAPQLYIAVGISGAIQHLAGMKDSKVIVAINKDTDAPIFQVADYGLVGDLFEVVPQLTDAIG
- a CDS encoding electron transfer flavoprotein subunit beta/FixA family protein, whose protein sequence is MKILVPVKRVVDYNVKVRVKTDGSGVDLANVKMSMNPFDEIAIEEAVRLKEAGIATEVIAVSCGATACQETIRTALAMGADRGILVESDTELQPLAVAKLLKVLCDKEQPQLVICGKQAIDDDANQVGQMLAALSGWPQATFASKVVIADGKAKVTREIDGGLETLEITLPAVVTTDLRLNEPRYATLPNIMKAKKKPLDIVKASDQGVDIVSRLTTLKLAEPSKRSAGIKVADVAELVNKLKNEAKVI
- a CDS encoding aldehyde dehydrogenase family protein; the encoded protein is MDQKPPSIDFENGFCMSIDGLKVICDKGIDVINPATEQLVGVAPDCSAEMLDEAVNAARKAFPEWRSATHETRANALELIAEKLEENVEPLGVLLTREQGKPLADARMEIARSALWFRHFAKCQLSIEHRISPEGRKVEIRRVPVGVVGAITPWNFPINLATWKLAPALLAGNTVVLKPSPFTPLTTLKIGELLLDVLPPGVLNVVSGGDHLGPRMSEHLGLDKIAFTGSTATGRAVMRSASVNLKRVTLELGGNDPAIVLPDVDVEETAEKMFWAAFRNCGQVCVAAKRIYVHDAIYDQFAAAMANLARTFQPSNGEAPGARIGPVQNRVQYQRVQELIEDSRRAGYKFLSEPGDMKGPGYFIAPTIIDNPPDDSRIVLEEPFGPVVPLLRFSDIDDVIRRANDSEFGLSGSVWSKNVEVARSIATRLDCGTVWINAAQVLMPSVPFGGRKQSGVGVENGDEGLCEFTSLHVTVE